One window of Papaver somniferum cultivar HN1 chromosome 9, ASM357369v1, whole genome shotgun sequence genomic DNA carries:
- the LOC113308758 gene encoding B3 domain-containing protein Os01g0234100-like isoform X2, translating to MKSSSAMVIASGKKNDVRLMTEVEKPKSLVEVRAEEIQFGLDPQFPSLVKLMLRSHVVQGFWLGLTSKFCSTLPKNDTEVTLVGEDGEEYTANYLPRKFGLSGGWRGFATAHKLVEGDALVLQLVEATKFKVYIVRAHSLANVEVASSLLKSGIPAKGSDQADAEERKTGIKYTRKHILCRPAVPLIGEDQHIVPPLKSCKEMKMTKSPAQKHVKSHLSVPFLGDDQDATLPTSGPKETTATDDPIRKRVKFHPSVLHLGGDQNITLPLSSSKQPEDQSNRKDTEVLEGIKRLDSSVEIRDVTDLESFTITVNGWIIDPEMSENYRSKYYELCRSQKTYLHKNLMQGVNSKLVAGIICETVDIADAIRASELGTPKDDFKAWRKSLIGFKHLGMNVDVLLSRIDILLKLMMEAEDSFDYNETMVRRNRVKREIAALDMKILELRNEAVRLEREVKALQVNEEKHEAFYSVVRSPW from the exons GTAATTGCTAGTGGTAAGAAGAATGATGTAAG ATTGATGACTGAAGTTGAGAAGCCTAAATCATTAGTTGAAGTGCGAGCTGAAGAAATCCAATTCGGTTTGGATCCCCAGTTCCCAAGCTTGGTTAAACTTATGCTCCGGTCACATGTTGTTCAGGGTTTTTGGCTG GGACTTACTTCTAAATTTTGTTCGACCCTACCTAAAAATGATACCGAAGTTACCTTGGTAGGCGAGGATGGGGAAGAGTACACTGCAAACTACCTTCCTCGTAAGTTTGGACTAAGTGGTGGATGGAGAGGGTTTGCCACTGCACACAAGTTAGTCGAGGGAGATGCCTTGGTTTTACAATTAGTCGAGGCTACCAAATTCAAG GTTTACATAGTTAGAGCACACAGTTTGGCGAATGTTGAGGTTGCTAGTTCCCTCCTAAAATCTGGTATTCCTGCAAAAGGGAGTGACCAAGCTG ATGCTGAGGAAAGAAAGACGGGTATAAAATATACAAGAAAACACATACTATGTCGTCCTGCAGTACCTCTAATTGGCGAGGATCAACATATTGTTCCCCCGTTGAAAAGTTGCAAGGAAATGAAGATGACTAAAAGTCCTGCACAAAAACACGTTAAATCTCATCTCTCGGTCCCTTTTCTTGGTGATGATCAAGATGCTACTCTCCCCACATCAGGTCCCAAGGAAACAACGGCAACTGACGACCCTATACGAAAGCGTGTGAAGTTTCATCCTTCAGTCCTGCATCTTGGTGGGGATCAGAATATTACTCTTCCACTGTCAAGCTCCAAACAGCCTGAAGATCAGAGTAATCGAAAGGATACAGAAGTGTTGGAAGGTATAAAACGTTTGGACTCCAGTGTTGAGATTCGGGATGTTACAGATTTAGAGAGTTTCACTATAACAGTTAACGGTTGGATTATCGACCCGGAGATGTCTGAAAACTATAGATCTAAATACTACGAGCTCTGCCGCAGTCAGAAAACTTATCTTCATAAAAATCTTATGCAAGGGGTGAACAGTAAATTGGTTGCAGGAATCATTTGTGAAACAGTTGATATTGCTGATGCCATTAGAGCTAGTGAGCTTGGTACTCCTAAGGATGACTTTAAAGCATGGAGGAAGAGTTTAATAGGTTTTAAACATCTAGGAATGAATGTCGATGTCTTACTTTCTCGGATAGACATTCTTCTAAAGCTAATGATGGAAGCTGAAGACTCATTTGATTATAACGAGACTATGGTAAGACGGAATCGTGTCAAAAGAGAGATAGCAGCGCTTGATATGAAAATCCTTGAACTGAGAAATGAGGCCGTAAGGCTAGAGAGAGAAGTGAAAGCTCTACAAGTCAATGAAGAGAAGCACGAGGCATTCTATAGTGTGGTAAGATCTCCTTGGTGA
- the LOC113308880 gene encoding B3 domain-containing protein Os01g0234100-like isoform X1: MKRKQIIRTSSAMIIMDCSPSKGLPAKFCSSSLPKSDTKFTLVDEDGEEYTANYLPQKLGSSGGWRGFSKAHKLVEGDALVFHLVDVSIFKVYIVRSHTSADVDTSPDLLKLECNTEGSDTGTMDKKKSKKGAQKLVKFHPTIVLDEDEKLDAPSEGSHQPEDRSSEEVIDSDVPEGIKLLGYMDEFQEMKNLESFTVAVNDLAIDLEIPEHIQSKYYELCRSQNTSLHKDLVMGSNSTLVVGIISEVVNLAEGIRACKLSTPREELEAWENNLKAFKQLGMNVGFLLSRVGKLLELSSKSEQAFDLKRYNEAMEGKNRVNGEITTLEMKILEVRNDSMRLDRDIRTLKLQAEKFELAFKNEVSSPRFLWIGHTKKAR, from the exons atgaaaagaaaacaaataataCGTACCAGTTCAGCAATGATCATCATGGACTGCTCTCCCTCCAAG GGACTTCCCGCAAAATTTTGTTCTTCAAGTTTACCAAAAAGTGACACCAAATTTACCTTGGTGGATGAGGATGGGGAAGAATACACTGCAAACTACCTTCCTCAGAAATTGGGATCGAGTGGTGGATGGAGAGGGTTTTCCAAAGCACACAAGTTAGTGGAGGGAGATGCCTTGGTTTTCCACTTAGTCGACGTTTCTATATTCAAG GTTTACATAGTAAGATCACACACTTCGGCCGATGTTGATACTTCTCCTGACCTCTTAAAGTTGGAATGTAACACTGAAGGAAGTGACACAG GTACTATGGACAAGAAGAAAAGCAAAAAAGGTGCACAAAAGCTTGTAAAGTTTCATCCTACAATAGTTCTTGACGAAGACGAAAAACTTGATGCACCGTCAGAAGGTTCACATCAGCCTGAAGACCGTAGTAGTGAAGAGGTAATTGATTCAGACGTTCCGGAAGGTATCAAATTGTTGGGATACATGGACGAGTTTCAGGAAATGAAGAATTTAGAGAGTTTCACCGTAGCAGTAAATGATCTGGCTATAGATTTGGAAATACCTGAGCATATTCAAAGTAAATACTACGAGCTTTGCCGCAGTCAGAATACTTCTCTTCATAAAGATCTTGTGATGGGTTCAAACTCTACGCTTGTTGTGGGGATTATTTCCGAAGTAGTAAATTTAGCTGAAGGCATACGAGCTTGCAAGCTTAGCACTCCGAGGGAAGAATTAGAAGCATGGGAGAACAACTTGAAAGCATTTAAACAACTTGGCATGAACGTGGGGTTCTTACTTTCTCGGGTTGGCAAACTTTTGGAATTATCTTCCAAGTCGGAACAAGCATTTGATTTGAAAAGGTACAATGAAGCCATGGAAGGTAAGAATCGTGTCAACGGGGAGATAACTACTCTTGAAATGAAGATTCTTGAAGTGAGGAATGACTCCATGAGATTAGATAGAGACATCAGAACTTTGAAACTGCAAGCAGAGAAGTTTGAGTTGGCATTTAAAAATGAGGTTAGCTCCCCTAG gtttttgtgGATTGGGCATACCAAGAAAGCACGATGA
- the LOC113308880 gene encoding B3 domain-containing protein Os01g0234100-like isoform X2 — MKRKQIIRTSSAMIIMDCSPSKGLPAKFCSSSLPKSDTKFTLVDEDGEEYTANYLPQKLGSSGGWRGFSKAHKLVEGDALVFHLVDVSIFKVYIVRSHTSADVDTSPDLLKLECNTEGSDTGTMDKKKSKKGAQKLVKFHPTIVLDEDEKLDAPSEGSHQPEDRSSEEVIDSDVPEGIKLLGYMDEFQEMKNLESFTVAVNDLAIDLEIPEHIQSKYYELCRSQNTSLHKDLVMGSNSTLVVGIISEVVNLAEGIRACKLSTPREELEAWENNLKAFKQLGMNVGFLLSRVGKLLELSSKSEQAFDLKRYNEAMEGKNRVNGEITTLEMKILEVRNDSMRLDRDIRTLKLQAEKFELAFKNEVFVDWAYQESTMM; from the exons atgaaaagaaaacaaataataCGTACCAGTTCAGCAATGATCATCATGGACTGCTCTCCCTCCAAG GGACTTCCCGCAAAATTTTGTTCTTCAAGTTTACCAAAAAGTGACACCAAATTTACCTTGGTGGATGAGGATGGGGAAGAATACACTGCAAACTACCTTCCTCAGAAATTGGGATCGAGTGGTGGATGGAGAGGGTTTTCCAAAGCACACAAGTTAGTGGAGGGAGATGCCTTGGTTTTCCACTTAGTCGACGTTTCTATATTCAAG GTTTACATAGTAAGATCACACACTTCGGCCGATGTTGATACTTCTCCTGACCTCTTAAAGTTGGAATGTAACACTGAAGGAAGTGACACAG GTACTATGGACAAGAAGAAAAGCAAAAAAGGTGCACAAAAGCTTGTAAAGTTTCATCCTACAATAGTTCTTGACGAAGACGAAAAACTTGATGCACCGTCAGAAGGTTCACATCAGCCTGAAGACCGTAGTAGTGAAGAGGTAATTGATTCAGACGTTCCGGAAGGTATCAAATTGTTGGGATACATGGACGAGTTTCAGGAAATGAAGAATTTAGAGAGTTTCACCGTAGCAGTAAATGATCTGGCTATAGATTTGGAAATACCTGAGCATATTCAAAGTAAATACTACGAGCTTTGCCGCAGTCAGAATACTTCTCTTCATAAAGATCTTGTGATGGGTTCAAACTCTACGCTTGTTGTGGGGATTATTTCCGAAGTAGTAAATTTAGCTGAAGGCATACGAGCTTGCAAGCTTAGCACTCCGAGGGAAGAATTAGAAGCATGGGAGAACAACTTGAAAGCATTTAAACAACTTGGCATGAACGTGGGGTTCTTACTTTCTCGGGTTGGCAAACTTTTGGAATTATCTTCCAAGTCGGAACAAGCATTTGATTTGAAAAGGTACAATGAAGCCATGGAAGGTAAGAATCGTGTCAACGGGGAGATAACTACTCTTGAAATGAAGATTCTTGAAGTGAGGAATGACTCCATGAGATTAGATAGAGACATCAGAACTTTGAAACTGCAAGCAGAGAAGTTTGAGTTGGCATTTAAAAATGAG gtttttgtgGATTGGGCATACCAAGAAAGCACGATGATGTAA
- the LOC113308758 gene encoding B3 domain-containing protein Os01g0234100-like isoform X3, translating into MTEVEKPKSLVEVRAEEIQFGLDPQFPSLVKLMLRSHVVQGFWLGLTSKFCSTLPKNDTEVTLVGEDGEEYTANYLPRKFGLSGGWRGFATAHKLVEGDALVLQLVEATKFKVYIVRAHSLANVEVASSLLKSGIPAKGSDQADAEERKTGIKYTRKHILCRPAVPLIGEDQHIVPPLKSCKEMKMTKSPAQKHVKSHLSVPFLGDDQDATLPTSGPKETTATDDPIRKRVKFHPSVLHLGGDQNITLPLSSSKQPEDQSNRKDTEVLEGIKRLDSSVEIRDVTDLESFTITVNGWIIDPEMSENYRSKYYELCRSQKTYLHKNLMQGVNSKLVAGIICETVDIADAIRASELGTPKDDFKAWRKSLIGFKHLGMNVDVLLSRIDILLKLMMEAEDSFDYNETMVRRNRVKREIAALDMKILELRNEAVRLEREVKALQVNEEKHEAFYSVVRSPW; encoded by the exons ATGACTGAAGTTGAGAAGCCTAAATCATTAGTTGAAGTGCGAGCTGAAGAAATCCAATTCGGTTTGGATCCCCAGTTCCCAAGCTTGGTTAAACTTATGCTCCGGTCACATGTTGTTCAGGGTTTTTGGCTG GGACTTACTTCTAAATTTTGTTCGACCCTACCTAAAAATGATACCGAAGTTACCTTGGTAGGCGAGGATGGGGAAGAGTACACTGCAAACTACCTTCCTCGTAAGTTTGGACTAAGTGGTGGATGGAGAGGGTTTGCCACTGCACACAAGTTAGTCGAGGGAGATGCCTTGGTTTTACAATTAGTCGAGGCTACCAAATTCAAG GTTTACATAGTTAGAGCACACAGTTTGGCGAATGTTGAGGTTGCTAGTTCCCTCCTAAAATCTGGTATTCCTGCAAAAGGGAGTGACCAAGCTG ATGCTGAGGAAAGAAAGACGGGTATAAAATATACAAGAAAACACATACTATGTCGTCCTGCAGTACCTCTAATTGGCGAGGATCAACATATTGTTCCCCCGTTGAAAAGTTGCAAGGAAATGAAGATGACTAAAAGTCCTGCACAAAAACACGTTAAATCTCATCTCTCGGTCCCTTTTCTTGGTGATGATCAAGATGCTACTCTCCCCACATCAGGTCCCAAGGAAACAACGGCAACTGACGACCCTATACGAAAGCGTGTGAAGTTTCATCCTTCAGTCCTGCATCTTGGTGGGGATCAGAATATTACTCTTCCACTGTCAAGCTCCAAACAGCCTGAAGATCAGAGTAATCGAAAGGATACAGAAGTGTTGGAAGGTATAAAACGTTTGGACTCCAGTGTTGAGATTCGGGATGTTACAGATTTAGAGAGTTTCACTATAACAGTTAACGGTTGGATTATCGACCCGGAGATGTCTGAAAACTATAGATCTAAATACTACGAGCTCTGCCGCAGTCAGAAAACTTATCTTCATAAAAATCTTATGCAAGGGGTGAACAGTAAATTGGTTGCAGGAATCATTTGTGAAACAGTTGATATTGCTGATGCCATTAGAGCTAGTGAGCTTGGTACTCCTAAGGATGACTTTAAAGCATGGAGGAAGAGTTTAATAGGTTTTAAACATCTAGGAATGAATGTCGATGTCTTACTTTCTCGGATAGACATTCTTCTAAAGCTAATGATGGAAGCTGAAGACTCATTTGATTATAACGAGACTATGGTAAGACGGAATCGTGTCAAAAGAGAGATAGCAGCGCTTGATATGAAAATCCTTGAACTGAGAAATGAGGCCGTAAGGCTAGAGAGAGAAGTGAAAGCTCTACAAGTCAATGAAGAGAAGCACGAGGCATTCTATAGTGTGGTAAGATCTCCTTGGTGA
- the LOC113308758 gene encoding B3 domain-containing protein Os01g0234100-like isoform X1, with protein sequence MKSSSAMVTTHSLSKVIASGKKNDVRLMTEVEKPKSLVEVRAEEIQFGLDPQFPSLVKLMLRSHVVQGFWLGLTSKFCSTLPKNDTEVTLVGEDGEEYTANYLPRKFGLSGGWRGFATAHKLVEGDALVLQLVEATKFKVYIVRAHSLANVEVASSLLKSGIPAKGSDQADAEERKTGIKYTRKHILCRPAVPLIGEDQHIVPPLKSCKEMKMTKSPAQKHVKSHLSVPFLGDDQDATLPTSGPKETTATDDPIRKRVKFHPSVLHLGGDQNITLPLSSSKQPEDQSNRKDTEVLEGIKRLDSSVEIRDVTDLESFTITVNGWIIDPEMSENYRSKYYELCRSQKTYLHKNLMQGVNSKLVAGIICETVDIADAIRASELGTPKDDFKAWRKSLIGFKHLGMNVDVLLSRIDILLKLMMEAEDSFDYNETMVRRNRVKREIAALDMKILELRNEAVRLEREVKALQVNEEKHEAFYSVVRSPW encoded by the exons GTAATTGCTAGTGGTAAGAAGAATGATGTAAG ATTGATGACTGAAGTTGAGAAGCCTAAATCATTAGTTGAAGTGCGAGCTGAAGAAATCCAATTCGGTTTGGATCCCCAGTTCCCAAGCTTGGTTAAACTTATGCTCCGGTCACATGTTGTTCAGGGTTTTTGGCTG GGACTTACTTCTAAATTTTGTTCGACCCTACCTAAAAATGATACCGAAGTTACCTTGGTAGGCGAGGATGGGGAAGAGTACACTGCAAACTACCTTCCTCGTAAGTTTGGACTAAGTGGTGGATGGAGAGGGTTTGCCACTGCACACAAGTTAGTCGAGGGAGATGCCTTGGTTTTACAATTAGTCGAGGCTACCAAATTCAAG GTTTACATAGTTAGAGCACACAGTTTGGCGAATGTTGAGGTTGCTAGTTCCCTCCTAAAATCTGGTATTCCTGCAAAAGGGAGTGACCAAGCTG ATGCTGAGGAAAGAAAGACGGGTATAAAATATACAAGAAAACACATACTATGTCGTCCTGCAGTACCTCTAATTGGCGAGGATCAACATATTGTTCCCCCGTTGAAAAGTTGCAAGGAAATGAAGATGACTAAAAGTCCTGCACAAAAACACGTTAAATCTCATCTCTCGGTCCCTTTTCTTGGTGATGATCAAGATGCTACTCTCCCCACATCAGGTCCCAAGGAAACAACGGCAACTGACGACCCTATACGAAAGCGTGTGAAGTTTCATCCTTCAGTCCTGCATCTTGGTGGGGATCAGAATATTACTCTTCCACTGTCAAGCTCCAAACAGCCTGAAGATCAGAGTAATCGAAAGGATACAGAAGTGTTGGAAGGTATAAAACGTTTGGACTCCAGTGTTGAGATTCGGGATGTTACAGATTTAGAGAGTTTCACTATAACAGTTAACGGTTGGATTATCGACCCGGAGATGTCTGAAAACTATAGATCTAAATACTACGAGCTCTGCCGCAGTCAGAAAACTTATCTTCATAAAAATCTTATGCAAGGGGTGAACAGTAAATTGGTTGCAGGAATCATTTGTGAAACAGTTGATATTGCTGATGCCATTAGAGCTAGTGAGCTTGGTACTCCTAAGGATGACTTTAAAGCATGGAGGAAGAGTTTAATAGGTTTTAAACATCTAGGAATGAATGTCGATGTCTTACTTTCTCGGATAGACATTCTTCTAAAGCTAATGATGGAAGCTGAAGACTCATTTGATTATAACGAGACTATGGTAAGACGGAATCGTGTCAAAAGAGAGATAGCAGCGCTTGATATGAAAATCCTTGAACTGAGAAATGAGGCCGTAAGGCTAGAGAGAGAAGTGAAAGCTCTACAAGTCAATGAAGAGAAGCACGAGGCATTCTATAGTGTGGTAAGATCTCCTTGGTGA
- the LOC113308880 gene encoding B3 domain-containing protein Os01g0234100-like isoform X3, which yields MVPSQVSGGFWMGLPAKFCSSSLPKSDTKFTLVDEDGEEYTANYLPQKLGSSGGWRGFSKAHKLVEGDALVFHLVDVSIFKVYIVRSHTSADVDTSPDLLKLECNTEGSDTGTMDKKKSKKGAQKLVKFHPTIVLDEDEKLDAPSEGSHQPEDRSSEEVIDSDVPEGIKLLGYMDEFQEMKNLESFTVAVNDLAIDLEIPEHIQSKYYELCRSQNTSLHKDLVMGSNSTLVVGIISEVVNLAEGIRACKLSTPREELEAWENNLKAFKQLGMNVGFLLSRVGKLLELSSKSEQAFDLKRYNEAMEGKNRVNGEITTLEMKILEVRNDSMRLDRDIRTLKLQAEKFELAFKNEVSSPRFLWIGHTKKAR from the exons ATGGTGCCGTCACAAGTTTCTGGGGGGTTTTGGATG GGACTTCCCGCAAAATTTTGTTCTTCAAGTTTACCAAAAAGTGACACCAAATTTACCTTGGTGGATGAGGATGGGGAAGAATACACTGCAAACTACCTTCCTCAGAAATTGGGATCGAGTGGTGGATGGAGAGGGTTTTCCAAAGCACACAAGTTAGTGGAGGGAGATGCCTTGGTTTTCCACTTAGTCGACGTTTCTATATTCAAG GTTTACATAGTAAGATCACACACTTCGGCCGATGTTGATACTTCTCCTGACCTCTTAAAGTTGGAATGTAACACTGAAGGAAGTGACACAG GTACTATGGACAAGAAGAAAAGCAAAAAAGGTGCACAAAAGCTTGTAAAGTTTCATCCTACAATAGTTCTTGACGAAGACGAAAAACTTGATGCACCGTCAGAAGGTTCACATCAGCCTGAAGACCGTAGTAGTGAAGAGGTAATTGATTCAGACGTTCCGGAAGGTATCAAATTGTTGGGATACATGGACGAGTTTCAGGAAATGAAGAATTTAGAGAGTTTCACCGTAGCAGTAAATGATCTGGCTATAGATTTGGAAATACCTGAGCATATTCAAAGTAAATACTACGAGCTTTGCCGCAGTCAGAATACTTCTCTTCATAAAGATCTTGTGATGGGTTCAAACTCTACGCTTGTTGTGGGGATTATTTCCGAAGTAGTAAATTTAGCTGAAGGCATACGAGCTTGCAAGCTTAGCACTCCGAGGGAAGAATTAGAAGCATGGGAGAACAACTTGAAAGCATTTAAACAACTTGGCATGAACGTGGGGTTCTTACTTTCTCGGGTTGGCAAACTTTTGGAATTATCTTCCAAGTCGGAACAAGCATTTGATTTGAAAAGGTACAATGAAGCCATGGAAGGTAAGAATCGTGTCAACGGGGAGATAACTACTCTTGAAATGAAGATTCTTGAAGTGAGGAATGACTCCATGAGATTAGATAGAGACATCAGAACTTTGAAACTGCAAGCAGAGAAGTTTGAGTTGGCATTTAAAAATGAGGTTAGCTCCCCTAG gtttttgtgGATTGGGCATACCAAGAAAGCACGATGA